A genomic segment from Nicotiana tabacum cultivar K326 chromosome 7, ASM71507v2, whole genome shotgun sequence encodes:
- the LOC107819315 gene encoding exosome complex component RRP41 homolog: MEYVNPEGLRLDGRRPMEMRQIRAEIGVVSRADGSASFEMGNTKVIAAVYGPREVQNRSQQINDQALVRCEYSMANFSTGDRRRKNKGDRRSTEISLVIRQTMEACILTHLMPRSQIDIFVQVLQADGGTRSACINAATLALADAGIPMRDLVTSCSAGYLNSTPLLDLNYLEDSAGGPDVTVGILPKLDKVTLLQMDAKLPIDTFETVMQLAVEGCKAVESYIREILLENTNKLEIRRGV, encoded by the exons ATGGAGTACGTTAATCCGGAAGGTCTTCGCTTAGATGGTCGCCGTCCCATGGAG ATGAGACAAATTCGTGCTGAAATAGGGGTTGTCTCAAGAGCTGATGG CTCTGCTTCTTTTGAAATGGGTAATACCAAAGTCATTGCTGCAGTTTATGGTCCTAGGGAG GTCCAGAACAGGAGCCAACAGATCAATGACCAGGCGCTG GTACGATGCGAATATAGCATGGCTAATTTCAGCACTGGTGATCGCCGAAGAAAAAATAAGGGTGACAG GAGATCCACAGAGATATCTCTTGTTATTCGCCAGACAATGGAAGCTTGCATATTGACACACTTAATGCCTCGATCTCAG ATAGACATTTTTGTCCAAGTTCTCCAAGCAGATGGAG GTACAAGATCAGCATGCATAAATGCTGCCACGCTGGCACTAGCTGATGCTGGGATTCCCATGCGTGATCTTGTCACATCGTGCAGTGCTGGATACCTGAACAGCACGCCTCTTCTTG ATCTAAACTACTTGGAAGACAGTGCTGGAGGCCCTGATGTCACCGTAGGAATTTTACCTAAGTTGGACAAAGTGACCCTTCTGCAG ATggatgctaaactacccatagatacTTTTGAAACTGTCATGCAATTAGCAGTTGAAGGCTGCAAAGCAGTGGAAAGCTATATCCGGGAA ATATTATTGGAAAACACCAACAAGTTGGAGATTCG